The proteins below are encoded in one region of Streptomyces cyanogenus:
- a CDS encoding HAMP domain-containing protein, translating to MAGKATGTTDTVPGDHELRRLLAGLTAVRDGDFGTRLPDDSSGLMGDIATVFNGMVDQLSVFTSEVTRVAREVGTEGTLGGQAQVPGVSGTWADLTDSVNAMAGNLTTQVRDIAQVATAVAKGDLSQKIDVPARGEILQLKETVNTMVDQLSAFADEVTRVAREVGTEGRLGGQAQVPGVAGVWRDLTDSVNFMAGNLTAQVRNVAQVTTAVAQGDLSQKITVDARGEILELKSTINTMVDQLSAFADEVTRVAREVGTEGRLGGQADVKGVKGTWRDLTDSVNFMAGNLTAQVRNVAQVATAVAQGDLSQKITVDARGEILELKNTINTMVDQLSAFADEVTRVAREVGTEGRLGGQAQVRGVAGTWKDLTDNVNVMASNLTGQVRSIAQVATAVAKGDLSQKITVEAKGEVAALADVINTMVDTLSAFADEVTRVAREVGTEGRLGGQAHVPHVAGTWKDLTDNVNSMANNLTGQVRNIALVTTAVAKGDLSKKIDVDARGEILELKTTINTMVDQLSAFADEVTRVAREVGTEGRLGGQAEVEGVSGTWKRLTENVNELAGNLTRQVRAIADVASAVAEGDLTRSITVDASGEVADLKDNINSMVESLRETTLANQEQDWLKTNLARISGLMQGHRDLPVVAELIMDELVPQVSAQYGAFYLAEDGASGPELRLVGSYGRPEEDTRPVRIPFGRSLVGQAARSRRTIAVDELPAGYVTISSGLGHVEPTALLLLPIVFEEQVLGVIELASVSPFTPVQRDFLQQLVDTIGVNVNTIVANARTDELLEESQRLTSELQSRSAELQARQEELQRSNAELEEKASLLAEQNRDIEAKNLQIEQARQELEARAQQLSLASKYKSEFLANMSHELRTPLNSLLILAQLLAQNPSRNLTPKQVEYAGIIHSAGSDLLQLINDILDLSKVEAGKMDVTPERVPLRQLIDYVEATFRPMTSQKSLDFAVTTAAGAPADLLTDDSRLRQILRNLLSNAVKFTEQGGVELRVEPASDDEVPASVVRGGAVVAFRVKDSGIGIPEQQLETIFGAFQQADGTMSRKYGGTGLGLSITREMAHLLGGAVTVDSTPGKGSTFTLFLPVARPDFGDHPGGAHPGPSTDQERTDSTPGPALTEGRPPAVAGRQRARRLLVVEERPRGLLTLVAESVVKDLEHGRTDGVGTPVDIITAVGAQEAAGALAAEPCHCVVVELGMPDEESARFLEALRGDSALAGVPVLVHVSHRTEPLAEDAVGGSPEYLYSLDELRERIALHLAAEEPGEVLTLVRADEPQHAAPQPIDEHTRGRTVLVVDDDARNLFALSGILELHGFRVLHAENGRKGIDTLVNNPDVELVLMDVMMPEMDGYTATAEIRRMPQYADLPIIAVTAKAMQGDREKSLASGASDYVTKPVDTHALIACVRRWLPV from the coding sequence ATGGCCGGCAAGGCGACCGGGACGACCGACACGGTCCCGGGGGACCACGAACTGAGAAGACTGCTCGCGGGGCTGACCGCGGTGCGCGACGGGGACTTCGGTACCCGGCTGCCGGACGACTCCAGCGGGCTGATGGGCGACATCGCCACCGTCTTCAACGGCATGGTCGACCAGTTGTCCGTGTTCACCTCCGAAGTCACCCGGGTGGCCCGCGAGGTGGGCACCGAGGGCACCCTCGGCGGACAGGCACAGGTACCGGGCGTCTCCGGCACCTGGGCCGACCTGACGGACTCCGTCAACGCGATGGCGGGCAACCTGACCACCCAGGTCCGCGACATCGCGCAGGTCGCCACCGCCGTGGCCAAGGGCGACCTGTCCCAGAAGATCGACGTGCCCGCGCGGGGCGAGATCCTCCAGCTGAAGGAAACCGTCAACACGATGGTGGACCAGCTGTCGGCGTTCGCCGACGAGGTGACCCGGGTGGCCCGTGAGGTGGGTACCGAGGGCCGGCTCGGCGGACAGGCCCAGGTGCCGGGGGTCGCCGGGGTCTGGCGGGACCTGACGGACTCGGTGAACTTCATGGCCGGGAACCTGACGGCCCAGGTGCGCAATGTGGCCCAGGTGACGACCGCGGTGGCGCAGGGTGATCTGTCGCAGAAGATCACGGTGGACGCGCGCGGGGAGATCCTGGAGCTGAAGAGCACCATCAACACGATGGTCGACCAGCTCTCCGCGTTCGCCGACGAGGTGACAAGAGTCGCCCGTGAGGTGGGTACCGAGGGCCGGCTCGGCGGTCAGGCGGACGTCAAGGGCGTCAAGGGCACCTGGCGGGACCTGACGGACTCGGTGAACTTCATGGCCGGGAACCTGACGGCCCAGGTGCGCAATGTGGCCCAGGTGGCCACCGCGGTGGCGCAGGGTGATCTGTCGCAGAAGATCACGGTGGACGCGCGCGGGGAGATCCTGGAGCTGAAGAACACCATCAACACGATGGTGGACCAGCTGTCGGCGTTCGCCGACGAGGTGACCCGGGTGGCCCGCGAGGTGGGTACCGAGGGCCGGCTCGGCGGTCAGGCACAGGTCCGCGGGGTCGCCGGCACCTGGAAGGACCTCACCGACAACGTCAACGTGATGGCCTCCAACCTCACCGGCCAGGTCCGCTCCATCGCCCAGGTCGCCACCGCCGTGGCCAAGGGCGACCTCTCCCAGAAGATCACCGTCGAGGCCAAGGGTGAGGTCGCCGCCCTCGCCGACGTCATCAACACCATGGTCGACACGCTCTCCGCGTTCGCCGACGAGGTGACCCGGGTGGCCCGGGAGGTGGGGACGGAGGGCCGGCTCGGCGGGCAGGCACACGTGCCGCACGTGGCCGGCACCTGGAAGGACCTCACCGACAACGTCAACTCCATGGCCAACAACCTCACCGGCCAGGTCCGCAACATCGCGCTGGTCACCACGGCCGTGGCCAAGGGCGACCTGTCGAAGAAGATCGACGTCGACGCCCGCGGCGAGATCCTCGAACTGAAGACCACCATCAACACGATGGTCGACCAGCTCTCCGCGTTCGCCGACGAGGTGACGCGAGTCGCCCGTGAGGTGGGCACCGAGGGCCGGCTCGGCGGCCAGGCCGAGGTGGAGGGCGTCTCCGGCACCTGGAAGCGGCTCACCGAGAACGTCAACGAACTCGCCGGCAACCTCACCCGGCAGGTCCGCGCCATCGCCGACGTGGCCAGCGCGGTCGCCGAGGGCGACCTGACCCGGTCGATCACCGTCGACGCCTCCGGCGAGGTCGCCGACCTCAAGGACAACATCAACTCCATGGTGGAGTCGCTGCGCGAGACCACCCTGGCCAACCAGGAACAGGACTGGCTCAAAACCAACCTCGCCCGGATCTCCGGGCTCATGCAGGGCCACCGCGACCTGCCCGTCGTCGCCGAACTCATCATGGACGAACTGGTGCCGCAGGTGTCCGCCCAGTACGGCGCCTTCTACCTCGCCGAGGACGGCGCGTCCGGGCCCGAGCTGCGGCTCGTCGGCTCCTACGGCCGGCCCGAGGAGGACACCCGGCCCGTCCGCATCCCGTTCGGCCGCTCCCTGGTCGGCCAGGCCGCCCGCAGCCGCCGCACCATCGCGGTGGACGAACTGCCGGCCGGGTACGTCACCATCTCCTCCGGGCTCGGACACGTCGAGCCCACCGCCCTGTTGCTGCTGCCCATCGTCTTCGAGGAGCAGGTCCTCGGCGTGATCGAGCTGGCCTCCGTCAGCCCCTTCACCCCCGTCCAGCGGGACTTCCTCCAGCAGCTGGTGGACACCATCGGGGTGAACGTCAACACCATCGTCGCCAACGCCCGCACCGACGAGCTGCTGGAGGAGTCGCAGCGTCTCACCAGCGAACTGCAGTCCCGTTCGGCCGAGTTGCAGGCCCGCCAGGAGGAACTCCAGCGCTCCAACGCCGAACTGGAGGAGAAGGCCTCGCTGCTGGCCGAGCAGAACCGGGACATCGAGGCGAAGAACCTCCAGATCGAGCAGGCCCGGCAGGAACTGGAGGCGCGCGCCCAGCAGTTGTCGCTCGCCTCCAAGTACAAGTCCGAGTTCCTCGCCAACATGAGCCACGAGCTGCGCACCCCGCTCAACAGCCTGCTCATCCTCGCCCAGTTGCTGGCCCAGAACCCCTCCCGCAACCTCACCCCCAAGCAGGTCGAGTACGCGGGCATCATCCACTCGGCCGGCTCCGACCTGCTCCAGCTCATCAACGACATCCTGGACCTGTCCAAGGTCGAGGCCGGCAAGATGGACGTGACGCCGGAACGGGTCCCGCTGCGGCAGCTGATCGACTACGTCGAGGCCACCTTCCGGCCGATGACCTCGCAGAAGAGCCTGGACTTCGCCGTCACGACCGCCGCCGGCGCCCCCGCCGACCTGCTCACCGACGACTCCCGCCTCCGGCAGATCCTGCGCAACCTGCTGTCCAACGCGGTGAAGTTCACCGAACAGGGCGGTGTGGAACTGCGTGTCGAACCCGCCTCCGACGACGAGGTGCCCGCCAGCGTGGTGCGGGGCGGCGCGGTCGTCGCGTTCCGGGTGAAGGACAGCGGCATCGGTATCCCCGAACAGCAGCTGGAGACCATCTTCGGCGCCTTCCAGCAGGCGGACGGCACCATGAGCCGCAAGTACGGCGGCACCGGGCTCGGCCTGTCCATCACCCGGGAGATGGCGCACCTGCTCGGCGGTGCCGTCACCGTCGACAGCACCCCCGGCAAGGGCAGTACCTTCACCCTCTTCCTGCCCGTGGCCCGGCCGGACTTCGGCGACCACCCGGGCGGTGCCCACCCCGGCCCGTCGACCGATCAGGAACGCACCGACAGCACGCCCGGACCCGCCCTCACCGAGGGACGGCCGCCGGCCGTGGCCGGCCGGCAGCGCGCACGTCGCCTTCTCGTCGTGGAGGAACGCCCGCGCGGGCTGCTGACCCTGGTCGCCGAGAGCGTGGTCAAGGACCTGGAACACGGCCGCACCGACGGCGTCGGCACGCCCGTCGACATCATCACTGCGGTCGGCGCCCAGGAGGCGGCCGGCGCACTCGCCGCCGAGCCCTGCCACTGCGTCGTCGTGGAACTCGGCATGCCCGACGAGGAGTCGGCCCGCTTCCTGGAGGCCCTGCGCGGTGACTCGGCCCTGGCCGGCGTCCCGGTGCTGGTGCACGTCTCGCACCGCACCGAGCCCCTCGCCGAGGACGCCGTGGGCGGTTCGCCGGAGTACCTGTACAGCCTGGACGAACTGCGCGAGCGGATCGCGCTGCACCTGGCCGCCGAGGAACCCGGCGAGGTGCTCACCCTGGTCCGCGCGGACGAACCCCAGCACGCCGCACCCCAGCCGATCGACGAGCACACCCGTGGCCGTACCGTCCTCGTCGTCGACGACGACGCCCGGAACCTGTTCGCGCTCAGCGGCATCCTCGAACTGCACGGCTTCCGCGTCCTGCACGCCGAGAACGGCCGCAAGGGCATCGACACACTGGTGAACAACCCGGACGTCGAACTCGTCCTGATGGATGTGATGATGCCGGAGATGGACGGGTACACGGCCACCGCCGAGATCCGCAGAATGCCGCAGTACGCCGACCTGCCGATCATCGCCGTGACCGCCAAGGCGATGCAGGGCGACCGGGAGAAGAGCCTCGCCTCCGGGGCCAGTGACTACGTCACGAAGCCGGTCGACACCCACGCCCTCATCGCCTGTGTCCGGCGCTGGCTCCCCGTATGA